The DNA region CCCCCGTGGCCGGCAACCGCCGCGTCGAGGTGACGGAAGCGCTGCCGCCGGACGGGGTGTGAGGACCCCGCCGGGCCGCCGGCTCTCCTGAGCGGACCGGATCGCGGCTTCGGCGCGCCGGATTCGCCGGACGGGCGGTCCTTCCTCTCCCGTCACCTGAGGGAGTCTCCCCCGCGTCGTCCCGGGATCCGGACGCGCCGGGGCGGATCGGGGGCGGATCGGGGGCGGTGCGGCGAGGTCGAGGCCGGTTCTCGCCCGACCGCCGAGGGGGCCTCATACCTCGGCTTTTAAGGCACTGTTAACCATAGCAAGACCAATCCTGTCGGTAGACTACTTCTCTTAGAGACGCTTGGCGCCGATGCCCCGCTACTTCATCGACCTGCACGACGGCTCGCAGCCGATCCACGATGAGGTCGGGTTCGACCTGCCGGACCTGCCGGCGGCCCGCGCCAAGGTCACCCGCATCATGTCGGCGATCGCCCGCGACATGCTGCCGGACGTCGAGCGCCAGGATTACGTGGCCTGCGTCCGCGACGGCGTCGGCAAGGTGGTCTACCGGGCGCGCCTGTCCCTCGCCGCCGAGATGGTGGAGTGAGGCGGGCCCGCTCCGCGCCCCTGAGGTGCCCCTTGAGGCGCCCTTGAGGCGCCCTTGAGGCGCCCCTGAGACGTCGCCGAAACCTCCCTGAGGCTCCGCGCCGCGCCGCGGCAGCGCTTGACCGGCCCCCGGTTCCGTCCATCTCGGCCCCATGAAACGGCGCAGCCTGCTCACGGTCGCGAGTGCGGCCACGGTCATGACGCTCGGCGGCGTCGGCTACGCCGCGCACCGGCGCGGCCGGAACCCGTACTATCGCGGCCCGACCTCCGACCATTTCGACGGGTTGCGGTTCTTCCTGCCCGGTCAGTCCACCGACAAGGCGCTCCCCGACGTGCTGCGCTGGCAGGCCCGGCGGCAGCGCGAGCCCTGGCCGAAGAGCTTCCCCAGCCCCTACCCGGCCGACCGGCCGCCCGAGCGCGTCGAGGGCCTCCGGGTCGTGCTGATCGGCCACGCGAGCTACCTCGTGCAGGTCGCCGGCCGGAACATCCTGATCGACCCGGTCTTCGCCAAGCGCGCGAGCCCGGTCCGCTTCGCCGGGCCGAAGCGCGTCAACCCGCCGGGCATCGCCTTCGCCGACCTGCCGCCGATCGACGCGGTCCTGGTCACCCACAACCACTACGACCATCTCGACGGGCCTAGCCTCGCCCGGCTCTGGCAGGCGCACCAGCCGCTGATCGTGGCGCCTCTGGGCAACGACACGATCCTGCGCGGCTACGACGACACGATGCATGTCGAGACCCGCGACTGGGGACAATCGGTCGATCTCGGCGACGGGCTGCAGGTCCACCTGACGCCCGCGAACCACTGGTCGGCCCGGGGCGTCAACGACCGGCGCATGGCGCTGTGGTGCGCCTTCGTGATCACCTCGCCCCGCGGCGTGCACTACCATGTCGGCGATACCGGCTTCGGCGACGGCGCGCTCTTCTCCGACGTGAGGGCGCGGTTCGGGCCGCCGCGCCTCGCGACGCTGCCGATCGGCGCCTACGAGCCGCGCTGGTTCATGCAAGCGCAGCACGTCGACCCGGCCGAGGCCGTGAAGGTCCTCACCCTGCTCGGCGCCGAGCAGGCCCTCGGCCATCACTGGGGCACGTTCCAGCTCACCGACGAGGGCGTCGAGCGGCCCGTCGAGGCGCTGGCGGCGGCCCTCGGCGGGGCCGGCATCCCGGCCGAGCGCTTCGTCGCACTCAGGCCCGGCCAGGTCTGGGAGGCCTGAACCCCCGGGGCATCCGGGAGGCGCCGGCGGCCATCGGGCACGATGCGTGCATCATTCTGTATGCAGCATGGGGTGGAGGCCCGGGCCGCGCCGCCGCGCGCCGAGGGCGCGCGCCGTTCCGTGCGGCGCCCGCGCCTTCAGCCGAGAGACACGATGGACCCGATCAAGCCGACACGCCGATCCCTGATGGCCGGGGGCGTCGCCCTGGCGGCGCTGGGGGCGGCGGGCCGCGCCGGCGCGCAGGGCGCGGCCTCCGGCACCCTGACCTACGGCA from Methylobacterium sp. NMS14P includes:
- a CDS encoding DUF6894 family protein translates to MPRYFIDLHDGSQPIHDEVGFDLPDLPAARAKVTRIMSAIARDMLPDVERQDYVACVRDGVGKVVYRARLSLAAEMVE
- a CDS encoding MBL fold metallo-hydrolase, whose translation is MKRRSLLTVASAATVMTLGGVGYAAHRRGRNPYYRGPTSDHFDGLRFFLPGQSTDKALPDVLRWQARRQREPWPKSFPSPYPADRPPERVEGLRVVLIGHASYLVQVAGRNILIDPVFAKRASPVRFAGPKRVNPPGIAFADLPPIDAVLVTHNHYDHLDGPSLARLWQAHQPLIVAPLGNDTILRGYDDTMHVETRDWGQSVDLGDGLQVHLTPANHWSARGVNDRRMALWCAFVITSPRGVHYHVGDTGFGDGALFSDVRARFGPPRLATLPIGAYEPRWFMQAQHVDPAEAVKVLTLLGAEQALGHHWGTFQLTDEGVERPVEALAAALGGAGIPAERFVALRPGQVWEA